From one Lycium barbarum isolate Lr01 chromosome 6, ASM1917538v2, whole genome shotgun sequence genomic stretch:
- the LOC132644529 gene encoding uncharacterized protein LOC132644529, translated as MDHTCQIQDDELEAKFLEEKAALEAKYQQLYEPFNTEILKRDQETLNYLKISSGAGFITRSVLSFTSLIQNLFSGVLLVCSFDVRCLAELTEWHPEVCEDDDDNDEDVAEALGRDEFEDIEEDEDEDE; from the exons ATGGACCACACTTGTCAG ATCCAAGATGATGAGCTTGAAGCGAAGTTTCTCGAGGAGAAAGCTGCACTTGAAGCTAAATACCAGCAACTGTATGAACCATTCAATACAGAG ATCTTAAAGCGTGACCAAGAAACTTTGAATTACCTCAAGATATCAAGTGGTGCAGGATTCATAACCAGAAGTGTTTTAAGCTTCACTTCTTTGATACAAAACCTTTTCTCAGGAGTTCT TCTTGTTTGTTCATTTGATGTGCGATGTCTTGCAGAACTGACAGAATGGCATCCAG AAGTATGTGAAGATGATGACGACAATGATGAAGATGTTGCAG AGGCTCTTGGAAGGGATGAATTTGAAGATATTGAAGAAGATGAGGATGAAGATGAATAA
- the LOC132645941 gene encoding pentatricopeptide repeat-containing protein At5g14770, mitochondrial, whose translation MSSQRHFIKHLIRSTKNHPIISLQLKICFPFSSSTTPIHTPILIDRKKSLYASFFCTLVHLFLRCHRLSRATETFSSMRNYNLVPDLVSWNRLLHHFNSSGLVDQVIVLYSDMLSCGVVPNVVTRNIVVHSLCKVGKIEEALELVRENECDTVTYNTLIWGFCRIGFVEMGLGLLSHMLKKGVFVDAITCNILIKGFCDKGLLYNAELVMEMLSGKDVIGFNTLINGYCKAVEMSGGLEMMERMKREGLLPDIVTYNTLINGFGIMGDFDAAKCIMDELTDSYDGENKGLVVGDLGLEPNAITYTTLISKYVKWFQFEKAFDTYEEMTRRGFVHDIVTYNSLIYGLCKCGRFYEAKLLLDEMRRVGVDPNHVTYSIFIHHLYKSRAEKVAANFQSQIVVRGVSFDVVLFTSLMDGLFKVGKAREAKDMFQTLLKFNITPNHITYTALVDGHCKSGDLNSVELLLQQMEQKGILPNVVTFSSVINGYAKSGMIDAAMEIMRKMVSINVSPNVFTYNTLIDGCFKAGKHDMALALYEEMRLKGVGENEFLLDTFVNNLKKLGKMDEAEAFFVDMVSKGLSPDHINYTSLMDGLFKRGKDSTALQLVEEMKEKQICFDTIACNVLLNGLLGIGQYEVQSVYAEIKKFGLVPDIQTFNSLISAYCKEGKLESAVKLWGEMKSCGILPNSITCNILVKGLCEVGDIVKAMDLLTEVVAIGFHPSPDIHKIVLDAASGHRRADIILRMHERLVGMGLKLDQTVHNTLIAVLCRLGMTRKATSVLENMRERGLSADTTTYNAFIRGYCKSYQFQKVFTTYSEMLGEGVSPNVATYNTMLGSLSAVGLMNEAAELLNEMKGRGFVPNANTYDILVSGHGKIGNKKESIKFYCEMITKGFVPRTSTYNVLIFDFAKVGKMRQAQELMHEMQVRGVIPNSSTYDILIVGWCKLSKRVELERSLRLSGRSEVKKLLEEMKDKGFTPKETTLCHINPAFSKSGENDTEWWLSRWHKTKQS comes from the coding sequence ATGAGCTCACAGcggcatttcatcaaacacttGATACGCAGCACAAAAAACCACCCTATAATCTCATTACAGCTCAAAATATGCTTCCCATTCTCTTCATCCACAACGCCAATTCATACACCAATCCTAATTGATCGAAAGAAAAGCCTTTACGCCTCATTTTTCTGCACACTTGTTCATTTATTCCTTCGCTGCCACCGTCTTTCCAGAGCCACTGAAACATTCTCTTCAATGAGAAATTACAATCTTGTCCCTGACCTTGTTTCCTGGAACCGCTTATTGCATCATTTCAATTCTTCAGGTCTGGTTGATCAGGTAATTGTACTTTATTCTGATATGCTCTCTTGTGGAGTGGTTCCTAATGTAGTTACTCGTAATATAGTCGTGCATTCGCTTTGTAAAGTTGGAAAAATTGAAGAAGCACTTGAATTAGTTAGAGAGAATGAATGTGATACTGTTACTTATAACACTTTGATATGGGGTTTTTGTAGAATTGGGTTTGTGGAAATGGGGTTGGGATTGCTGTCTCATATGTTGAAGAAGGGTGTTTTTGTTGATGCTATTACTTGTAATATATTAATTAAGGGGTTTTGTGATAAGGGTCTTTTGTATAATGCTGAATTGGTGATGGAAATGTTGAGTGGTAAAGATGTTATCGGTTTTAACACTCTGATTAATGGATATTGTAAGGCTGTTGAGATGAGTGGTGGTCTTGAAATGATGGAGAGGATGAAAAGAGAAGGTTTATTACCTGATATTGTTACGTATAATACTTTGATTAATGGTTTCGGCATAATGGGTGATTTTGATGCTGCAAAATGTATTATGGATGAGCTTACGGACTCTTATGATGGTGAAAATAAGGGCCTGGTAGTTGGAGACTTGGGTTTAGAACCAAATGCTATTACATACACCACATTGATTAGTAAATATGTTAAGTGGTTTCAGTTTGAGAAAGCATTTGATACATATGAAGAAATGACGAGGCGTGGCTTCGTCCATGACATTGTTACTTATAATTCACTTATATATGGTCTTTGTAAATGTGGGCGCTTTTATGAGGCCAAATTACTTCTTGATGAGATGAGAAGAGTGGGTGTGGATCCTAATCATGTGACATACTCTATTTTTATTCATCACTTGTACAAAAGTAGGGCTGAAAAAGTTGCTGCTAACTTTCAAAGCCAAATAGTGGTTAGAGGAGTGTCTTTCGATGTTGTCTTGTTTACCTCTTTGATGGATGGGCTTTTTAAAGTTGGAAAGGCCAGGGAAGCAAAGGACATGTTTCAGACACTCTTGAAGTTTAACATAACTCCAAATCATATTACCTATACTGCATTGGTTGATGGGCACTGCAAATCTGGTGACTTAAACAGTGTAGAGCTTTTACTGCAACAAATGGAACAGAAAGGTATTTTACCAAATGTTGTCACATTCTCTTCTGTAATTAATGGTTATGCCAAAAGTGGAATGATTGATGCAGccatggaaataatgaggaaaaTGGTAAGCATAAATGTTAGCCCTAATgttttcacatataatactttgaTTGATGGCTGCTTTAAGGCTGGTAAACATGATATGGCTCTTGCCCTGTATGAGGAAATGCGGTTGAAGGGTGTTGGGGAAAATGAATTCTTGTTAGATACATTTGTGAATAATTTGAAAAAATTGGGTAAAATGGATGAAGCAGAGGCATTTTTTGTGGATATGGTATCTAAGGGTCTGTCACCTGATCATATTAACTACACATCATTGATGGATGGACTCTTTAAAAGAGGGAAGGATTCAACTGCTCTTCAATTGGTCGAAGAGATGAAAGAGAAACAAATATGCTTTGACACAATAGCGTGCAATGTACTGCTTAATGGATTATTGGGAATTGGCCAGTATGAGGTACAGTCTGTTTATGCTGAAATTAAGAAATTTGGTCTAGTTCCAGATATTCAAACTTTCAATTCTTTAATTAGTGCTTATTGCAAAGAGGGAAAGTTGGAAAGTGCTGTCAAACTTTGGGGCGAAATGAAGAGCTGTGGGATATTGCCTAATTCAATCACTTGTAATATACTGGTGAAAGGACTTTGTGAAGTAGGTGATATTGTAAAAGCAATGGATTTGTTGACGGAAGTGGTGGCAATTGGTTTTCACCCTTCACCAGATATTCACAAAATTGTTCTCGATGCTGCTTCAGGCCATAGAAGAGCAGATATAATCCTCAGAATGCATGAGCGACTTGTCGGCATGGGGCTTAAGCTTGACCAGACTGTTCACAACACTCTTATTGCTGTCTTATGCAGGCTAGGGATGACCAGAAAGGCAACGTCAGTACTAGAAAATATGAGAGAAAGAGGACTTTCGGCTGATACTACCACTTATAATGCCTTCATACGTGGATATTGCAAAAGTTACCAATTTCAAAAGGTTTTTACAACATATTCCGAGATGCTGGGTGAAGGAGTTTCTCCTAATGTTGCAACATACAACACTATGTTAGGATCTCTCTCAGCTGTTGGACTGATGAATGAAGCAGCTGAATTGCTCAATGAAATGAAGGGGAGGGGTTTTGTCCCTAATGCTAATACGTATGACATTTTAGTCTCTGGCcatgggaaaattggaaataaaaaGGAATCCATCAAGTTTTACTGtgagatgatcacaaaaggttttGTTCCTCGCACTAGTACCTATAATGTACTCATCTTTGACTTTGCAAAGGTGGGAAAGATGAGACAGGCTCAGGAACTAATGCATGAGATGCAAGTCAGAGGGGTAATACCAAATTCTTCAACATATGACATACTAATAGTTGGATGGTGCAAGCTATCAAAAAGGGTGGAGCTTGAAAGGTCATTGAGACTGTCAGGTCGCAGTGAGGTAAAGAAATTGCTTGAAGAGATGAAAGATAAAGGTTTCACTCCAAAAGAAACCACCCTTTGTCATATCAATCCTGCCTTCTCAAAATCAGGAGAAAATGACACAGAATGGTGGTTGAGCAGATGGCACAAGACGAAGCAGAGTTGA